From Actinosynnema mirum DSM 43827, a single genomic window includes:
- the htpG gene encoding molecular chaperone HtpG yields METLEFQTEARQLLNLMIHSIYSNKDTFLRELVSNSSDALDKLRLEAFRDKDLDVDVSDPHIDLVPDPVARTLVIRDNGVGMSRDEVVGLIGTIARSGTAEFLRKMKEAQDSSQQELIGQFGIGFYSTFMVADRVVMVTRRAGHDKGVRWESTGEGSYTIEEVDDAPQGTSVTLHLKPADEEDQLPDYTSAAKLTEIVKKYSDFITWPVRLVEPAPAKPVAEDAAEGEGAAEGEGAEAPAAPEPRVLNSGKALWARSSSEVSKEEYAEFYRHVSHDWNDPLETIRLQAEGTFEYQALLFLPSRAPMDLFMRDHKRGVQLYVKRVFIMDDCEELMPEYLRFVKGVVDAQDLSLNVSREILQQDRQIQLMRRRLVKKVLSTIKTMLNDRPEDYAVFWRELGTALKEGLLSDVDNRDAILAVCSFDSTEDAEKKTTLAQYVERMKDGQEHVYYMTGDSRTAVENSPHLEALRAKGYEVLIMTDPIDEMWVDSVPGFDGRTFQSVAKGQVDLESEEEKAAAAERVADFAELTSWMAGLLSEQVKEVRLTSRLTTSPACVVGDEHDLTPTLEKMYRAMGQELPPVKRILELNPEHPLVSGLRTAFAEREDRESLTGTVELLHGMALLAEGGELGDPSRFVRLLAENLQRGL; encoded by the coding sequence GTGGAAACGCTGGAGTTCCAGACCGAGGCGCGCCAGCTCCTCAACCTGATGATCCACTCGATCTACTCGAACAAGGACACGTTCCTTCGCGAGCTGGTGTCGAACTCCTCGGACGCGCTGGACAAGCTGCGCTTGGAGGCGTTCCGCGACAAGGACCTGGACGTCGACGTGTCGGACCCGCACATCGACCTGGTCCCCGACCCGGTCGCGCGCACCCTGGTGATCAGGGACAACGGCGTCGGCATGTCGCGCGACGAGGTCGTCGGGCTGATCGGCACGATCGCCAGGTCGGGCACCGCCGAGTTCCTGCGCAAGATGAAGGAGGCGCAGGACTCCTCGCAGCAGGAGCTGATCGGCCAGTTCGGCATCGGGTTCTACTCGACGTTCATGGTCGCCGACCGGGTCGTCATGGTCACCAGGCGGGCCGGGCACGACAAGGGCGTGCGGTGGGAGTCCACCGGCGAGGGCAGCTACACGATCGAGGAGGTCGACGACGCGCCGCAGGGCACGTCGGTGACCCTGCACCTCAAGCCCGCCGACGAGGAGGACCAGCTCCCCGACTACACGTCGGCGGCGAAGCTGACCGAGATCGTCAAGAAGTACTCGGACTTCATCACCTGGCCGGTGCGGTTGGTCGAGCCCGCCCCCGCCAAGCCGGTCGCGGAGGACGCGGCCGAGGGCGAGGGCGCGGCGGAGGGCGAGGGCGCCGAGGCGCCCGCCGCGCCGGAGCCGAGGGTGCTGAACTCGGGCAAGGCGCTGTGGGCGCGGTCGTCCAGCGAGGTGTCGAAGGAGGAGTACGCCGAGTTCTACCGGCACGTCAGCCACGACTGGAACGACCCGCTGGAGACCATCCGGCTCCAGGCCGAGGGCACGTTCGAGTACCAGGCGCTGCTGTTCCTGCCGTCGCGGGCGCCCATGGACCTGTTCATGCGCGACCACAAGCGCGGCGTGCAGCTCTACGTGAAGCGCGTCTTCATCATGGACGACTGCGAAGAGCTCATGCCCGAGTACCTGCGGTTCGTCAAGGGCGTGGTGGACGCGCAGGACCTGTCGCTGAACGTGTCGCGGGAGATCCTGCAGCAGGACCGGCAGATCCAGCTCATGCGGCGCAGGCTGGTCAAGAAGGTCCTGTCGACCATCAAGACCATGCTGAACGACCGGCCCGAGGACTACGCGGTGTTCTGGCGGGAGCTGGGCACCGCGCTCAAGGAGGGCCTGCTCAGCGACGTCGACAACCGCGACGCGATCCTCGCGGTGTGCTCGTTCGACTCGACCGAGGACGCCGAGAAGAAGACCACCCTGGCGCAGTACGTCGAGCGGATGAAGGACGGCCAGGAGCACGTCTACTACATGACCGGTGACTCGCGCACCGCCGTGGAGAACTCCCCGCACCTGGAGGCGCTGCGCGCCAAGGGGTACGAGGTGCTGATCATGACCGACCCGATCGACGAGATGTGGGTCGACTCGGTGCCGGGCTTCGACGGGCGGACGTTCCAGTCGGTCGCCAAGGGGCAGGTGGACCTGGAGAGCGAGGAGGAGAAGGCCGCGGCGGCCGAGCGCGTCGCGGACTTCGCCGAGCTGACCTCGTGGATGGCCGGGCTGCTGTCCGAGCAGGTCAAGGAGGTGCGGCTGACCTCGCGGCTGACCACCTCGCCGGCGTGCGTGGTCGGCGACGAGCACGACCTGACGCCCACGCTGGAGAAGATGTACCGGGCGATGGGGCAGGAGCTGCCGCCGGTCAAGCGCATCCTGGAGCTGAACCCGGAGCACCCGCTGGTGTCGGGGCTGCGGACGGCGTTCGCGGAGCGGGAGGACCGGGAGTCGCTGACCGGGACCGTGGAGCTGCTGCACGGGATGGCGCTGCTGGCCGAGGGCGGGGAGCTGGGCGACCCGTCGCGGTTCGTGCGGCTGCTGGCGGAGAACCTGCAGCGCGGGCTGTGA
- a CDS encoding Lrp/AsnC family transcriptional regulator produces MSNKPKLDDTDRAILLQLSEDGRLSNTELARRVGLTPAPCLRRVQRLERDGVIAGYRAVLDPTAAGRPFEVVVAVEITFNDRQTVVDFEAAITSYDEVTEVLRLFGLPDYYLRVNVKDSAAYEGFIMNKLSTLKAVNRIISHQNMKTLKKTT; encoded by the coding sequence ATGAGCAACAAACCCAAACTAGACGACACAGATCGAGCAATCCTGTTGCAACTCTCCGAGGACGGCAGGCTCAGCAACACCGAGCTGGCCCGCCGAGTCGGCCTCACCCCGGCCCCCTGCCTGCGCCGGGTCCAGCGCCTGGAGCGCGACGGCGTCATCGCCGGTTACCGAGCCGTCCTGGACCCCACCGCCGCGGGACGCCCGTTCGAGGTAGTGGTCGCCGTCGAGATCACGTTCAACGACCGCCAGACCGTCGTCGACTTCGAGGCCGCGATCACCTCCTACGACGAGGTCACCGAGGTCCTCAGGCTCTTCGGCCTCCCCGACTACTACCTCCGCGTCAACGTCAAGGACAGCGCCGCCTACGAGGGCTTCATCATGAACAAGCTCAGCACCCTCAAAGCCGTCAACCGGATCATCTCCCACCAGAACATGAAGACCCTCAAGAAGACGACCTGA
- a CDS encoding helix-turn-helix transcriptional regulator, with product MARVELARFLRERREGVSPEAVGLPAGGVRRTPGLRREEVARLASVSVDYYVRLEQARGPRPSAGVLEGVSGALRLSAAERRHLFRLAGVAAPAAGGPVRVVRPHVAALLERVGGAAALVTDATYEVVAANSVARAVFGGRPGNLARARFLGGGGGDAVGGGGMAAVSGGEEFGAIVVARLRRASARYPGDARLAGLLGELRAGSAEFRAVWDSDPVREAGHRRKVVAHPEVGELRVACDVLEVPEDDQQVVFVTADPGSASEAALRELAGRGSALRESAGRESAVRESAVRESAVRESAGRESAAARARR from the coding sequence GTGGCGCGGGTGGAGTTGGCGAGGTTCCTGCGGGAGCGGCGGGAAGGGGTGTCGCCGGAGGCGGTGGGGTTGCCCGCCGGGGGTGTGCGGCGGACGCCGGGGTTGCGCCGGGAGGAGGTGGCGCGGCTGGCGAGCGTGTCGGTGGACTACTACGTGCGGTTGGAGCAGGCGCGTGGGCCGCGGCCGTCGGCGGGGGTGCTGGAGGGGGTGAGCGGGGCGCTGCGGTTGTCGGCTGCCGAGCGCAGGCACCTGTTCCGGTTGGCGGGGGTGGCCGCGCCCGCGGCGGGTGGGCCGGTGCGGGTGGTGCGACCGCACGTGGCGGCGTTGCTGGAGCGGGTCGGTGGGGCGGCTGCGCTGGTCACGGACGCGACGTACGAGGTGGTGGCGGCCAACTCGGTGGCGCGCGCGGTGTTCGGCGGGCGGCCGGGGAACCTGGCCAGGGCGCGGTTCCTCGGGGGTGGGGGTGGGGACGCGGTCGGGGGCGGCGGGATGGCCGCGGTCAGCGGGGGTGAGGAGTTCGGGGCGATCGTGGTGGCGCGGCTGCGGCGGGCCTCGGCGCGGTACCCCGGTGACGCGCGGCTAGCCGGGCTGCTGGGTGAGCTGCGGGCGGGGAGCGCGGAGTTCCGGGCGGTGTGGGACAGCGATCCGGTGCGGGAGGCGGGGCACCGGCGGAAGGTCGTGGCGCATCCCGAGGTCGGGGAGCTGCGGGTGGCGTGCGACGTGCTGGAGGTGCCCGAGGACGACCAGCAGGTCGTGTTCGTCACCGCCGATCCGGGGAGCGCGTCGGAGGCTGCCCTTCGGGAGCTGGCGGGGCGGGGGTCGGCCCTGCGGGAGTCTGCGGGGCGGGAGTCTGCGGTGCGGGAGTCTGCGGTGCGGGAGTCTGCGGTGCGGGAGTCGGCGGGGCGGGAGTCGGCGGCGGCGCGGGCGCGACGGTGA
- a CDS encoding DUF6204 family protein produces the protein MADHTYRVMVRGRFAELDETGRARLLAEAGEHDVLRGGFSDEGALSYDAKLDFFSFRVQVRAAEDAGERAVSERGMALAGRAVDALGVDFRDMKATVTDVDLIKVKRKR, from the coding sequence GTGGCCGATCACACCTACCGGGTCATGGTGCGCGGGAGGTTCGCCGAGCTGGACGAGACCGGGCGGGCGCGGTTGCTCGCCGAGGCCGGGGAGCACGACGTGCTGCGCGGCGGGTTCTCCGACGAGGGCGCGCTGAGCTACGACGCGAAGCTGGACTTCTTCAGCTTCCGGGTGCAGGTCCGGGCGGCCGAGGACGCCGGGGAGCGGGCGGTGTCCGAGCGCGGGATGGCGCTCGCCGGGCGGGCCGTGGACGCGCTCGGGGTGGACTTCCGGGACATGAAGGCGACCGTGACAGACGTCGACCTGATCAAGGTCAAGCGGAAGCGGTAG
- a CDS encoding MFS transporter: MTGTEQSSPTGRVARFAALRNRDCRPYLFGTGLAMMADNIEHVITYWVLWERFHSPALTGFQVISHWVPFLLLSVWFGGLADRYDCRRLIQAAQGLFMLVSAAWGVLFLTGTLQVWHACVLLVLHGCAGAMWGPGEQMLLHDFVSREELPSAVRLNATFRSLGVLFGPVVGSALLLGLGPTWGIFANIAFYLPLTLFLFRTRFTGHLREGGRKARVGIKDAVRVLRDVRGDRTLVSMIALAGLGSFLVGASMQSAMPVFAHDLGVGAGSAGVAYGVLLFANGAGGVIGGLVLEATGWVRPKVGAAIVATALYGVTTVVFALSGNYGVAVVALVVGGVANLASMSITQTVVQLLAPAADRGRVIGLYNVSAGGLKAGSGFTVGLLGAAVGLHWSLAVSAGVLVVGAGVVAAHAFRGRVAG; encoded by the coding sequence TTGACGGGGACGGAGCAGAGCAGCCCGACGGGGCGGGTGGCGCGGTTCGCGGCGTTGCGGAACCGGGATTGTCGGCCGTACCTGTTCGGCACGGGGTTGGCGATGATGGCCGACAACATCGAGCACGTCATTACCTATTGGGTGCTGTGGGAGCGCTTCCACTCCCCCGCGCTCACCGGGTTCCAGGTGATCAGCCACTGGGTGCCGTTCCTGCTGCTGTCGGTGTGGTTCGGCGGGCTCGCGGACCGGTACGACTGCCGGAGGCTCATCCAGGCCGCCCAGGGGCTGTTCATGCTCGTGTCGGCCGCCTGGGGCGTGCTCTTCCTGACCGGGACGCTCCAGGTGTGGCACGCCTGCGTGCTGCTCGTGCTGCACGGGTGCGCCGGGGCGATGTGGGGGCCCGGCGAGCAGATGCTGCTGCACGACTTCGTCTCGCGGGAGGAGCTGCCCAGCGCGGTTCGGCTGAACGCCACGTTCCGGAGCCTGGGGGTGCTGTTCGGGCCGGTGGTCGGGTCGGCGCTGCTGCTGGGGCTCGGGCCGACGTGGGGGATCTTCGCGAACATCGCTTTCTACCTGCCGCTGACGCTGTTCCTGTTCCGGACGCGGTTCACCGGGCACCTGCGGGAGGGCGGGCGGAAGGCCCGCGTGGGGATCAAGGACGCGGTTCGGGTGCTGCGGGACGTGCGTGGCGACCGGACGTTGGTGAGCATGATCGCGCTGGCGGGGTTGGGGTCGTTCCTGGTGGGCGCCTCGATGCAGTCGGCGATGCCGGTGTTCGCGCACGACCTGGGGGTGGGGGCGGGGTCCGCGGGGGTGGCGTACGGGGTGCTGCTGTTCGCCAACGGGGCCGGCGGGGTGATCGGCGGGCTGGTGCTGGAGGCCACCGGGTGGGTGCGGCCGAAGGTCGGGGCGGCGATCGTGGCGACGGCGCTCTACGGGGTGACCACGGTGGTGTTCGCGCTGTCCGGGAACTACGGGGTGGCGGTGGTCGCGCTGGTGGTGGGCGGGGTGGCGAACCTGGCGTCGATGTCGATCACGCAGACGGTGGTGCAGCTGCTCGCGCCCGCTGCGGACCGGGGGCGGGTGATCGGGTTGTACAACGTGTCGGCGGGTGGGTTGAAGGCTGGTAGCGGGTTCACGGTGGGGTTGTTGGGGGCCGCGGTGGGGCTGCACTGGTCGTTGGCGGTCAGCGCGGGGGTGCTGGTGGTGGGGGCCGGGGTGGTTGCGGCGCACGCGTTTCGGGGGCGGGTGGCGGGTTAG
- a CDS encoding TetR/AcrR family transcriptional regulator has product MAQDSAGPGRPRSDVARRAVLEAADDLLVEVGYAAMTMKGIAERAGVGRQTVYRWWATKAEILVEACLEDVREELVAAPLPTARSELVSYLDALGRFLTTSPAGLAYRALLGEAQHDPAVRDLVREADVVSTATGEVLRRVRPVAPAMPPPALASAQLVGPVLTRVLEVDDEFSPELLDAHAELLLKAWS; this is encoded by the coding sequence GTGGCACAAGACTCAGCCGGTCCCGGCAGGCCCCGGAGCGACGTGGCGCGCAGGGCGGTGCTCGAAGCCGCCGACGACCTGCTGGTCGAGGTCGGGTACGCGGCCATGACCATGAAGGGCATCGCCGAGCGGGCCGGGGTCGGGCGGCAGACCGTCTACCGGTGGTGGGCGACCAAGGCCGAGATCCTGGTCGAGGCGTGCCTGGAGGACGTGCGCGAGGAGCTGGTCGCCGCTCCGCTGCCCACCGCCCGCTCCGAGCTGGTGTCGTACCTGGACGCCCTCGGGCGCTTCCTCACCACCTCACCCGCCGGCCTCGCCTACCGCGCGCTCCTCGGCGAGGCCCAGCACGACCCGGCGGTGCGCGACCTCGTCCGCGAGGCCGACGTCGTCAGCACCGCGACCGGCGAGGTGCTCCGCCGCGTCCGGCCCGTCGCGCCCGCGATGCCGCCCCCCGCGCTCGCCTCCGCCCAGCTGGTCGGGCCGGTGCTCACGCGGGTCCTCGAAGTGGACGACGAGTTCTCCCCCGAACTCCTCGACGCGCACGCCGAGCTCCTGCTCAAAGCCTGGTCCTGA
- a CDS encoding MarR family winged helix-turn-helix transcriptional regulator, whose amino-acid sequence MDTQGVESAFAGYLAMALVEAGRSARRRIEDELADYGLTLRYLDALGHLARGAELSGSDLARRMGITAQSAHATILRLEDLGAVERSRTGRGRRSLLDVTGAGGEMLTAADRVLNSLDARLLDAVPDVRDGEVRRLVAVLETDAAPGEEPTGAD is encoded by the coding sequence GTGGACACGCAGGGGGTTGAATCCGCCTTCGCCGGGTACCTGGCGATGGCGCTGGTCGAGGCGGGGCGCTCGGCGCGCCGCCGCATCGAGGACGAGCTGGCCGACTACGGCCTGACGCTGCGCTACCTGGACGCGCTGGGCCACCTGGCGCGGGGCGCGGAGCTGTCGGGCAGCGACCTGGCCCGGCGCATGGGGATCACGGCCCAGAGCGCGCACGCCACGATCCTGCGCCTGGAGGACCTCGGCGCGGTCGAGCGCTCGCGGACCGGCCGGGGCCGCAGGTCGCTGCTGGACGTCACGGGCGCGGGCGGCGAGATGCTCACGGCCGCCGACCGCGTGCTGAACAGCCTGGACGCCAGGCTGCTCGACGCGGTGCCGGACGTGCGCGACGGCGAGGTGCGCAGGCTGGTCGCCGTGCTGGAGACGGACGCCGCGCCGGGGGAGGAGCCGACCGGCGCGGACTGA
- a CDS encoding SDR family NAD(P)-dependent oxidoreductase, translating to MTGPKPPDETRGVLVTGASRGIGRATALAFARRGDRVAVHYAHNRADAERTLAELPGGGHVLVRGDLSDPEAAELVAESAEHGLGGVDVLVNNAATAPTEDTAHAIAEVSYEHWRRVWRRSVDVNLLGTVDLTHRVVARMVARAVPGRVVNIGSRGAYRGEPDHPAYGATKAALHAFGQSIAVSLAPHGIAVASVAPGFIATERQEDKLSGETGGDLRAQSRFGRVGTAEEVAAAVLYLASPEAAWASGAVLDLNGASHLR from the coding sequence ATGACCGGTCCGAAGCCGCCGGACGAGACGCGCGGCGTCCTGGTCACCGGCGCCTCCAGGGGCATCGGCCGCGCCACGGCCCTCGCGTTCGCCCGGCGCGGCGACCGGGTCGCGGTGCACTACGCCCACAACCGGGCCGACGCCGAGCGCACCCTGGCCGAGCTGCCCGGCGGCGGCCACGTGCTGGTGCGCGGCGACCTGTCCGACCCGGAGGCCGCCGAGCTGGTCGCCGAGTCGGCCGAGCACGGCCTGGGCGGGGTGGACGTGCTGGTCAACAACGCCGCCACCGCGCCGACCGAGGACACCGCGCACGCGATCGCCGAGGTCTCCTACGAGCACTGGCGGCGGGTGTGGCGCAGGTCGGTGGACGTCAACCTGCTGGGCACGGTCGACCTGACGCACCGGGTGGTCGCCCGCATGGTCGCCAGGGCGGTGCCGGGCCGGGTGGTGAACATCGGCTCGCGCGGCGCGTACCGGGGCGAGCCGGACCACCCGGCGTACGGCGCGACGAAGGCGGCGCTGCACGCGTTCGGCCAGTCGATCGCGGTGTCGCTGGCCCCGCACGGCATCGCGGTCGCCTCGGTCGCGCCGGGCTTCATCGCGACCGAGCGGCAGGAGGACAAGCTGTCCGGCGAGACCGGCGGCGACCTGCGCGCCCAGAGCCGCTTCGGCCGCGTCGGCACGGCCGAGGAGGTCGCGGCGGCGGTGCTCTACCTCGCGTCGCCGGAGGCGGCGTGGGCGTCGGGCGCGGTGCTGGACCTCAACGGGGCGTCGCACCTGCGCTGA
- a CDS encoding DUF6069 family protein: protein MAEDRRRTRFEPVADVEPRRAEALPRPRPGEVEETAVLPQPVEREVHQAARPKPERLFDAGRLWAGGVATALVAGLISVVGILVARGLLGVPVLAPQGEGAWGNASTMTYCVACAVVALGATGLAQVLLATTPNGARFFGWIMVLLTAIAVVLPLSVDFDPESKVFTAVLNLVIGLVVTVLVRGVVTSAQRAVVTGRRDWR from the coding sequence ATGGCGGAGGACCGCAGGAGGACCCGGTTCGAGCCCGTCGCGGACGTCGAACCGCGACGCGCGGAGGCGCTCCCCCGGCCCCGCCCCGGCGAGGTGGAGGAGACCGCGGTGCTGCCGCAGCCGGTGGAGCGCGAGGTCCACCAGGCCGCGAGGCCCAAGCCGGAGCGGCTGTTCGACGCGGGGCGGCTGTGGGCGGGCGGCGTGGCCACCGCGCTGGTCGCCGGGCTGATCTCGGTGGTGGGCATCCTGGTGGCCAGGGGGCTGCTCGGGGTGCCGGTGCTCGCGCCGCAGGGCGAGGGCGCGTGGGGCAACGCGAGCACGATGACGTACTGCGTGGCGTGCGCGGTGGTGGCGCTCGGGGCGACCGGGCTGGCGCAGGTGCTGCTGGCGACCACGCCCAACGGGGCCCGGTTCTTCGGCTGGATCATGGTGCTGCTGACCGCGATCGCGGTGGTGCTGCCGCTGAGCGTGGACTTCGACCCGGAGTCGAAGGTGTTCACGGCGGTGCTGAACCTGGTGATCGGGCTGGTGGTCACGGTGCTGGTGCGCGGGGTGGTGACCAGCGCGCAGCGCGCCGTGGTCACCGGCAGGCGCGACTGGCGGTAG
- a CDS encoding AzlC family ABC transporter permease, with protein sequence MLPAALGAVPLGLAFGVLVTHTGLAWWWGTVFASVVFAGSFEFLLLGLVMAVAPLSQIAVTAFLVNFRHVFYALSFPLHRVRGAGAKVYSTFALTDEAWALTASPGAREWSRGRILAIQGGFHVVWVASVTAGGLVGNLVPEGVHGLGFALTALFLVLGIDAYRVRRRLPAPIAAVVCAVVAGALFGEGMLVGAMGLFTGYLVVTFLVERRRGRRGRRA encoded by the coding sequence ATGCTCCCGGCGGCGCTTGGCGCGGTGCCGCTTGGGCTTGCGTTTGGTGTTCTTGTCACCCACACGGGGCTCGCCTGGTGGTGGGGGACGGTGTTCGCCTCGGTGGTGTTCGCCGGGTCGTTCGAGTTCCTGCTGCTGGGGCTGGTGATGGCGGTGGCGCCGTTGTCGCAGATCGCGGTGACGGCGTTCCTGGTGAACTTCCGGCACGTGTTCTACGCGCTGTCGTTTCCGCTGCACCGGGTTCGGGGGGCGGGGGCGAAGGTGTACAGCACGTTCGCGTTGACGGACGAGGCTTGGGCGTTGACCGCGTCACCTGGGGCTCGGGAGTGGAGCCGGGGGCGGATCCTGGCGATCCAGGGCGGGTTCCACGTGGTGTGGGTCGCGAGCGTGACGGCGGGTGGGCTGGTCGGGAACCTGGTGCCGGAAGGTGTGCACGGGCTGGGGTTCGCGTTGACCGCGTTGTTCTTGGTGCTGGGGATCGACGCCTACCGGGTGCGGCGGAGGTTGCCCGCGCCGATCGCGGCGGTGGTGTGCGCGGTGGTGGCGGGGGCGTTGTTCGGCGAGGGGATGTTGGTGGGGGCGATGGGGTTGTTCACCGGGTATCTGGTGGTGACGTTCCTGGTGGAGCGGCGGAGGGGGCGGAGGGGGCGTCGTGCCTGA
- a CDS encoding RbsD/FucU family protein: protein MLRYPLLHPPLLAVLAASGHGSKVLIADSNYAHRTNVHPAAEIVHLNLTPGLLTVDQVLAPVLTAVPVEAAHAMRPDEGGTPEVWADYERLLGPDLPLQPLARQDFYDTCKSSDLAVCVATGDTRLYANVLLTIGFVA from the coding sequence ATGCTCCGCTACCCGCTGCTGCACCCGCCCCTGCTCGCCGTGCTCGCCGCGTCCGGCCATGGCAGCAAGGTGCTCATCGCCGACTCGAACTACGCCCACCGCACCAACGTCCACCCCGCCGCCGAGATCGTGCACCTGAACCTGACGCCGGGGCTGCTGACCGTGGACCAGGTGCTCGCCCCGGTGCTGACGGCGGTCCCGGTGGAGGCGGCGCACGCCATGCGGCCCGACGAGGGCGGCACGCCGGAGGTGTGGGCCGACTACGAGCGGCTGCTCGGGCCCGACCTGCCGCTCCAGCCTCTGGCGCGGCAGGACTTCTACGACACCTGCAAGTCGTCCGACCTCGCGGTGTGCGTGGCCACCGGCGACACCCGGCTGTACGCGAACGTGCTGCTGACGATCGGCTTCGTGGCGTAG
- a CDS encoding snapalysin family zinc-dependent metalloprotease — MLVRKVARAFVAALGLLLPLAVVAPVASAEPVALARTLYYDTSQAQEFAADWDVAAANWNKSVSNVKLAKRTSTSGVNIRIYADNGWPRAYPGTLGNGTVYMGREAVNQGYYRPRIATHEIGHLLGLPDRRTGLCTDLMSGSSAPVACKNDLPSAAEKAEVERRFSGSAAVTAKAVAEASYVY, encoded by the coding sequence ATGCTCGTGCGAAAGGTCGCGCGCGCCTTCGTAGCCGCGCTCGGTCTGCTGCTGCCGCTCGCGGTGGTGGCGCCGGTGGCGTCGGCGGAACCGGTGGCGCTGGCGCGCACCCTGTACTACGACACCAGCCAGGCCCAGGAGTTCGCCGCCGACTGGGACGTGGCCGCCGCGAACTGGAACAAGTCGGTGAGCAACGTCAAGCTGGCGAAGCGCACGTCGACGTCCGGCGTGAACATCCGGATCTACGCGGACAACGGCTGGCCGCGCGCCTACCCCGGCACGCTGGGGAACGGGACGGTCTACATGGGGCGCGAGGCGGTGAACCAGGGGTACTACCGGCCCCGGATCGCGACCCACGAGATCGGGCACCTGCTCGGGCTGCCGGACCGGCGGACCGGGTTGTGCACGGACCTGATGTCGGGGTCCAGCGCGCCGGTGGCCTGCAAGAACGACCTGCCCAGCGCGGCCGAGAAGGCCGAGGTGGAGCGGCGGTTCAGCGGGTCGGCGGCGGTGACCGCGAAGGCGGTCGCGGAAGCGAGCTACGTGTACTGA
- a CDS encoding SDR family NAD(P)-dependent oxidoreductase — MNTPTALVTGANKGIGRHIAQQLADLGHTVLVGSRDPERGARAAAAIGPNAHPLLLDVTDPTSIAAAAATTDHLDVLINNAGISDEGSTAEDTTPEVLRRVYETNVVAVVAVTNAFLPALRRSRAPRIVNVSSGTASLTASADPAGMGAYRGAAAAYRSAKTALNALTVLYAQSLGDPFKVNALAPGLRATDLNARAAELGGDPAEGAAGAVRLALLDADGPTGGFHSWDGAPMPW, encoded by the coding sequence GTGAACACCCCCACCGCCCTGGTCACCGGGGCCAACAAGGGCATCGGCCGCCACATCGCCCAGCAGCTCGCGGACCTGGGCCACACCGTCCTGGTCGGCTCCCGAGACCCCGAGCGCGGCGCCCGTGCGGCAGCCGCCATCGGCCCGAACGCCCACCCCCTGCTCCTGGACGTCACCGACCCGACGTCCATCGCCGCAGCCGCCGCCACCACCGACCACCTGGACGTCCTGATCAACAACGCGGGCATCTCCGACGAGGGCTCCACCGCCGAGGACACCACCCCCGAGGTCCTGCGCCGCGTCTACGAGACCAACGTGGTCGCCGTGGTCGCCGTCACCAACGCGTTCCTGCCCGCGCTGCGCCGCTCCAGGGCCCCGCGCATCGTGAACGTCTCCAGCGGCACCGCCTCGCTCACCGCGTCCGCCGACCCGGCGGGCATGGGCGCCTACCGGGGCGCGGCGGCGGCCTACCGCTCGGCCAAGACCGCGCTGAACGCCCTGACCGTCCTCTACGCCCAGTCCCTCGGCGACCCGTTCAAGGTCAACGCCCTGGCCCCCGGCCTGCGCGCGACCGACCTCAACGCCCGGGCCGCCGAACTCGGCGGCGACCCCGCCGAGGGCGCGGCGGGCGCGGTCCGCCTGGCCCTGCTCGACGCGGACGGCCCCACCGGCGGCTTCCACTCCTGGGACGGCGCACCGATGCCCTGGTGA